A stretch of Triticum aestivum cultivar Chinese Spring chromosome 1D, IWGSC CS RefSeq v2.1, whole genome shotgun sequence DNA encodes these proteins:
- the LOC123182789 gene encoding glucan endo-1,3-beta-glucosidase 8 (The sequence of the model RefSeq protein was modified relative to this genomic sequence to represent the inferred CDS: added 33 bases not found in genome assembly) produces the protein MAAAAAMIAAVVMAAAALPGPAAAASGVGVNWGTMMSHPMHPAAVVRMLSANGVDRVKLFDADPWTVSALAGSGIQAMLAVPNDHLAAVARDPRRARDWVRDNVTRNLDAGVDVRYVAVGNEPFLKSYNGSFINITFPALKNMQRALDEAGVMVKAVVPLNADVYNSPEKTPVPSAGSFRKDINTLMVSIVNFLHRNDAPFVVNIYPYLSLYQNANFPLNFSFFDGGSKPVFDKGLVYTNVFDANFDTLVWSLRKAGVPDMKIIVGEIGWPTDGDKRANVKYAQKFYDGFLKKMAKNVGTPLRPGRMDAYLFALIDENQKSVLPGRFERHWGLFTYDGKPKFPMDLSGNGQDRYLLGVEGVQYLPSQWCVFDKDLKDRYRELPASVNYACSNADCTALGYGCSCNGLSHDGNISYAFNMYFQTMDQDVRACSFGGLAKIVTANASQGGCVFPVQILSASERVVPLRVLAASLVLSVAVFILM, from the exons GTCATGGCCGCGGCCGCGCTCCCTGGCCCCGCCGCGGCGGCGTCGGGCGTGGGGGTGAACTGGGGCACGATGATGTCGCACCCGATGCACCCGGCGGCGGTGGTCCGCATGCTGTCGGCCAACGGCGTCGACCGGGTCAAGCTGTTCGACGCCGACCCCTGGACCGTCTCCGCGCTCGCCGGCTCCGGCATCCAGGCCATGCTCGCCGTCCCCAACGaccacctcgccgccgtcgcccgcgaCCCCCGCCGCGCCCGCGACTGGGTCCGCGACAACGTCACCCGCAACCTCGACGCCGGCGTCGACGTCAG GTATGTGGCTGTTGGCAATGAACCATTTCTGAAGAGCTACAATGGCAGCTTCATCAACATTACCTTTCCTGCGCTCAAGAACATGCAAAGAGCTCTAGATGAGGCTGGCGTAATGGTCAAGGCTGTTGTTCCCCTGAACGCTGACGTCTACAACTCGCCAGAGAAAACACCAGTGCCATCTGCTGGGAGTTTCCGCAAGGATATCAACACCCTCATGGTTTCCATTGTCAATTTCCTCCATAGGAATGATGCACCTTTCGTCGTCAACATCTACCCGTATCTGAGCCTCTACCAGAACGCAAACTTCCCGCTGAACTTCTCCTTCTTTGATGGTGGTAGCAAGCCAGTCTTTGACAAAGGGTTGGTATACACCAACGTGTTCGACGCCAACTTCGACACCCTTGTTTGGTCACTAAGGAAAGCCGGCGTGCCCGACATGAAGATCATAGTCGGCGAGATCGGCTGGCCAACAGACGGCGACAAGCGCGCCAACGTCAAGTATGCACAGAAGTTCTACGACGGTTTTCTGAAGAAGATGGCCAAAAATGTCGGGACGCCTCTGAGGCCCGGTCGCATGGACGCCTACCTGTTCGCGCTGATCGACGAGAACCAGAAGAGCGTGCTGCCCGGGCGCTTCGAGCGCCACTGGGGACTCTTCACCTACGACGGAAAGCCAAAGTTCCCCATGGACCTCAGTGGGAATGGCCAGGACAGGTACCTGCTCGGGGTGGAAGGGGTGCAGTACCTGCCATCCCAGTGGTGCGTGTTCGACAAGGACTTGAAGGATAGGTACAGGGAGCTGCCGGCCTCCGTGAACTACGCGTGCTCGAACGCGGACTGCACGGCGCTGGGGTACGGGTGCTCGTGCAACGGCCTCAGCCATGACGGCAACATATCGTACGCGTTCAACATGTACTTCCAGACCATGGATCAGGACGTCAGGGCGTGCTCTTTCGGAGGCCTCGCGAAGATCGTGACGGCGAATGCTTCTCAGGGAGGATGCGTGTTCCCGGTGCAGATTCTGAGCGCTTCGGAAAGGGTGGTGCCGCTGAGAGTTTTGGCCGCGTCCTTGGTCCTTTCGGTAGCTGTGTTCATCCTCATGTAG
- the LOC123182790 gene encoding probable choline kinase 2, with translation MVAIEGQSLAETAAVAAPAPAGLPKEARGLLHELAAEWADVADCRALEVVPLKGAMTNEVYQVRWLTGGGEEKGEGEYRKVLMRVYGEGVEVFFDREDEVRTFECMSRHGHGPRLLGRFPTGRVEEFIHARTLSAVDLRDPEIAAIIASKLREFHHLDMPGPKRVLMWDRLRNWLKTAKSVCPSDEAKEFRLDNLEKEINALESEFSGEDQCIGFCHNDLQYGNIMIDEETKALTIIDYEYASFNPIAFDISNHFCEMAADYHSEEPHILDYTKYPDLDERKRFVQTYLSSSGEEPDAEKIKDLMNNIEKYTLASHLVWGLWGIISEHVNDIDFDYMEYARQRLAQYWLKKPEILSCRVDDE, from the exons ATGGTGGCGATCGAGGGCCAGAGCCTGGCggagacggcggcggtggcggcgccggcgccggcggggctCCCGAAGGAGGCGCGGGGGCTGCTGCACGAGCTGGCGGCGGAGTGGGCGGACGTGGCCGACTGCCGCGCGCTGGAGGTGGTGCCGCTCAAGGGCGCCATGACCAACGAGGTGTACCAGGTGCGCTGGctcaccggcggcggcgaggagaaggGGGAGGGCGAGTACCGGAAGGTGCTGATGCGGGTGTACGGGGAGGGCGTGGAGGTCTTCTTCGACCGGGAGGACGAGGTGCGCACGTTCGAGTGCATGTCCCGCCACGGCCACGGCCCGCGCCTCCTCGGCCGCTTCCCTACCGGCCGCGTCGAGGAGTTCATCCACGCCAGG ACACTTTCAGCTGTTGACCTGCGTGATCCAGAGATTGCAGCTATTATAGCATCCAAATTGAGGGAGTTCCACCACCTTGACATGCCAGGTCCAAAACGTGTCCTCATGTGGGATAGATTGAG GAACTGGCTCAAAACTGCCAAGAGCGTCTGCCCCTCTGATGAAGCCAAAGAGTTCCGTTTGGATAACCTGGAGAAGGAGATCAATGCATTGGAGAGTGAATTTTCAGGGGAAGACCAGTGCATAGGATTTTGCCACAATGATCTCCAGTATGGCAATATCATGATTGATGAAGAGACCAAAGCACTGACCATCATT GACTACGAGTATGCAAGCTTTAATCCAATTGCTTTTGATATCTCAAACCATTTCTGCGAGATGGCTGCGGACTACCATTCAGAAGAGCCTCATATACTGGACTACACAAAATATCCAG ATCTCGATGAACGGAAGAGGTTTGTGCAGACCTACCTGAGCTCTTCAG GTGAGGAACCTGATGCAGAAAAGATCAAGGATCTGATGAATAACATTGAGAAGTACACACTCGCCAGCCATCTCGTCTGGGGCCTCTGGGGAATAATTTCG GAACACGTCAATGATATCGACTTCGACTACATGGAGTATGCGCGGCAGAGGCTTGCGCAATACTGGCTGAAGAAACCCGAGATCCTATCCTGCCGTGTCGATGATGAATGA